The Streptomyces sp. CC0208 genome window below encodes:
- a CDS encoding IclR family transcriptional regulator, translating into MTVRSAPDRLLSVLAAFDHDHPALSLTDISRRAGLTLTTTHRLVGALTDWGALERDEAGVYHVGLRLWEIAALAPRGVALRQLAVPYLEDLYEATHENVQLAVRDGSDVVYIEWIAGRSSVGVHIRVGARWPLHATGVGLVLLAHCEPREQEEYCATPLAVFTPYTIAEPSRLRRVLAEVRRTGVAVSSRQVTDDALSVAAPVCGPDGTVAAAVSVVVRHSDAQVPALIPAVRLAALGISRALGWQPPVAPRSGAGYPSHR; encoded by the coding sequence ATGACCGTCCGCTCTGCCCCGGACCGGCTGCTGTCCGTGCTCGCGGCGTTCGACCACGACCACCCGGCGCTGTCGCTGACCGACATCAGCCGGCGGGCCGGGCTGACGCTGACGACCACGCACCGGCTGGTGGGCGCCCTGACCGACTGGGGCGCGCTGGAGCGGGACGAGGCCGGGGTCTACCACGTCGGACTGCGGCTGTGGGAGATCGCCGCGCTCGCGCCGCGCGGGGTCGCGCTGCGGCAGCTGGCAGTGCCGTATCTGGAGGACCTGTACGAAGCCACCCACGAGAACGTGCAGTTGGCGGTGCGGGACGGCTCGGACGTCGTCTACATCGAGTGGATCGCCGGGCGTTCGTCGGTGGGCGTGCACATCCGGGTGGGGGCGCGCTGGCCGCTGCACGCCACCGGGGTCGGTCTGGTGCTGCTGGCGCACTGCGAGCCGCGGGAGCAGGAGGAGTACTGCGCGACACCGCTCGCGGTCTTCACGCCGTACACGATCGCCGAGCCGTCGAGACTGCGCCGCGTCCTGGCCGAGGTCCGGCGCACCGGTGTCGCGGTGAGCAGCCGTCAGGTCACCGACGACGCCCTGTCGGTGGCCGCCCCCGTGTGCGGGCCCGACGGGACGGTGGCCGCCGCCGTGTCGGTCGTCGTGCGTCACTCCGACGCCCAGGTGCCGGCGTTGATCCCGGCGGTCCGGCTCGCGGCGCTGGGGATCTCGCGGGCGCTGGGCTGGCAGCCGCCGGTCGCACCCCGTTCGGGCGCCGGATATCCCTCTCACCGGTGA
- a CDS encoding SDR family oxidoreductase: MPSIDLTGKVAVVTGSGRGLGLAYAHALAAHGAFVVVNDVDETVAEQAVKSIAEAGGTAVAEVVPVGTTEAAERLVNRAVEEFGRLDILVTNAGILRDKVLWKMTDDDFDAVITTHLKGTFTCARAAAVRMREQGEGGTLILVGSPAGQRGNFGQTNYAAAKAGIAAFARTWSMELGRANITVNAIVPVAATAMTETIPAFAPYIEAMRNGEPLPDFLRKGEGFGTPEDCAALVPFLASEAARGITGQAIGIGGDKVALWSHPQEIKTAYADGGWTPDTLADAFPTSVGAELQTVGIPAPKFPEA, encoded by the coding sequence GTGCCCAGCATCGATCTCACCGGCAAGGTCGCCGTCGTCACCGGCAGTGGCCGGGGCCTCGGCCTGGCCTACGCGCACGCCCTCGCCGCCCACGGGGCCTTCGTGGTCGTCAACGACGTCGACGAGACGGTCGCCGAGCAGGCCGTGAAGTCCATCGCCGAGGCGGGCGGCACCGCCGTCGCCGAGGTCGTCCCGGTCGGCACCACCGAGGCCGCCGAGCGGCTGGTGAACCGGGCCGTGGAGGAGTTCGGGCGGCTGGACATCCTGGTCACCAATGCCGGCATCCTGCGCGACAAGGTGCTGTGGAAGATGACCGACGACGACTTCGACGCGGTGATCACCACCCATCTCAAGGGCACCTTCACCTGCGCCCGCGCAGCCGCGGTCAGGATGCGTGAGCAGGGCGAGGGCGGCACCCTGATCCTGGTCGGCTCCCCGGCCGGGCAGCGCGGCAACTTCGGACAGACCAACTACGCCGCCGCCAAGGCCGGCATCGCCGCCTTCGCCCGCACCTGGTCGATGGAGCTGGGCCGCGCGAACATCACCGTCAACGCGATCGTGCCGGTCGCGGCCACCGCGATGACCGAGACCATCCCCGCCTTCGCCCCGTACATCGAGGCGATGAGGAACGGCGAGCCGCTCCCGGACTTCCTCCGCAAGGGCGAGGGCTTCGGCACCCCCGAGGACTGCGCGGCCCTCGTCCCCTTCCTCGCCTCCGAGGCCGCCCGCGGCATCACAGGGCAGGCCATCGGCATCGGCGGCGACAAGGTGGCACTCTGGTCCCATCCGCAGGAGATCAAGACGGCGTACGCCGACGGCGGCTGGACCCCCGACACCCTGGCCGACGCCTTCCCCACGTCGGTCGGTGCCGAGCTCCAGACGGTCGGCATTCCCGCGCCCAAGTTCCCGGAGGCCTGA
- a CDS encoding MMPL family transporter, with protein sequence MLSTLARAATRRPLTVIGLWAAFLLLGFGLGTGVFADLSDDVPDVPGTESDTADDYLSGVDPSGESVTAVVAGEAVSDAALRAQVERTVARVREIAGVADVPDPYTTPGLTARDGQALIIPVTFEGGLSDEDEEKATDTAVGTIKRIDAPDVHVSGGELLGRQLGERAQEDVKNAELISLPVVLALLLVVFGGLRAAALPLVVAVSGIAGAFLGLFAFSRFTDISVYAIQVTTMLGLGLAVDYALLTLVRFREERRHTDDVVEAVHRTVEAAGRTVLFSGLTVAVSLTGLLVFPSVFLRSMGLAVAAVVVVDMLAAVTLLPALLTRFGGRIRPSKARSEDEEGRVFARLARFAQRRRVAVLVTVVPVLLLLALPVTGMRISIGDARQLPAGTEARQLFDTVDAHFPKGTGVSPVVVVLKPGTDPTTADRVRALVPNAESRVLPGGNTVVELQPPGTVDGKAATDLVERVRELRGDQPVEVTGVAARLVDFRAMLADRAPWAALTVLAAVLVLLFAFTGSVLIPLRTIATTLLSLGAALGVVVWVFQDGHGAGLLGGEGLGALSLTAPPLIVSIAFGLAMDYELFILARMREARQRGGDDHAAVVTGLRRSGRVVTCAALLLAIVFGAFMTGGFSPILQIGLGLTLAVLIDATVVRMLLVPATMALLGRHAWWAPKPLRRAHDRFGLREAATPERTVSASA encoded by the coding sequence GTGCTCTCCACCCTCGCCCGGGCGGCGACCCGCCGCCCTCTGACCGTCATCGGCCTCTGGGCCGCCTTCCTGCTGCTGGGCTTCGGCCTCGGCACGGGCGTCTTCGCCGACCTCTCCGACGATGTGCCCGACGTGCCGGGCACCGAGTCCGACACGGCCGACGACTACCTCTCCGGCGTGGACCCGTCCGGCGAGTCCGTCACCGCGGTCGTCGCGGGCGAGGCCGTCTCCGACGCGGCCCTGCGTGCCCAGGTCGAGCGGACCGTCGCCCGGGTCCGCGAGATCGCCGGAGTGGCCGACGTGCCGGACCCGTACACCACCCCCGGTCTCACCGCCCGGGACGGCCAGGCCCTGATCATCCCCGTCACCTTCGAGGGCGGCCTCAGCGACGAGGACGAGGAGAAGGCGACCGACACGGCCGTCGGGACGATCAAGCGGATCGACGCACCCGACGTCCACGTCAGCGGCGGCGAACTGCTGGGCCGACAGCTCGGGGAACGCGCCCAGGAGGACGTGAAGAACGCCGAGTTGATCTCCCTGCCGGTCGTCCTCGCCCTGCTGCTCGTCGTCTTCGGCGGACTGCGCGCGGCCGCGCTGCCGCTGGTGGTCGCGGTGAGCGGGATCGCGGGCGCCTTCCTCGGACTGTTCGCCTTCAGCCGGTTCACCGACATCTCGGTGTACGCGATCCAGGTCACCACCATGCTCGGCCTCGGACTCGCCGTCGACTACGCCCTGTTGACGCTGGTCCGCTTCCGCGAGGAACGACGGCACACCGACGACGTGGTGGAGGCCGTGCACCGCACGGTCGAAGCGGCCGGCCGGACCGTCCTGTTCTCCGGGCTCACCGTGGCCGTCAGCCTGACCGGCCTGCTGGTCTTCCCGAGCGTGTTCCTGCGCAGCATGGGCCTCGCCGTCGCCGCCGTCGTGGTGGTCGACATGCTGGCCGCGGTGACGCTGCTGCCCGCGCTGCTCACGAGGTTCGGCGGGCGGATCCGGCCCTCGAAGGCGCGTTCCGAGGACGAGGAGGGCCGTGTCTTCGCCCGCCTCGCCCGCTTCGCGCAGCGCCGCCGGGTCGCCGTCCTGGTCACCGTCGTCCCGGTCCTGCTGCTCCTGGCCCTGCCCGTGACCGGCATGCGGATATCCATCGGGGACGCCCGGCAACTGCCGGCCGGCACCGAGGCACGGCAGCTGTTCGACACCGTCGACGCGCATTTCCCGAAGGGCACCGGCGTCTCCCCCGTGGTCGTCGTCCTCAAGCCCGGCACCGACCCCACGACCGCCGACCGCGTCCGCGCCCTGGTCCCGAACGCCGAGTCCCGTGTCCTGCCGGGCGGCAACACCGTCGTGGAACTGCAGCCGCCCGGCACGGTGGACGGCAAGGCGGCCACCGACCTGGTCGAGCGGGTACGGGAGCTGCGCGGCGACCAGCCCGTCGAGGTGACCGGCGTCGCGGCCCGGCTGGTCGACTTCCGCGCGATGCTCGCCGACCGGGCACCCTGGGCGGCGCTGACCGTCCTGGCCGCCGTCCTCGTGCTGCTGTTCGCCTTCACCGGCTCGGTGCTGATCCCGCTGCGCACGATCGCGACCACCCTGCTCAGTCTGGGCGCGGCGCTCGGCGTGGTGGTGTGGGTCTTCCAGGACGGCCACGGGGCCGGGCTGCTCGGTGGCGAGGGTCTGGGAGCGCTGAGCCTGACGGCCCCGCCGCTGATCGTGTCGATCGCCTTCGGGCTCGCCATGGACTACGAGTTGTTCATCCTGGCCCGGATGCGGGAGGCCCGGCAGCGCGGCGGTGACGACCACGCGGCTGTCGTGACCGGGCTGCGGCGGTCCGGGCGGGTCGTCACCTGTGCCGCGCTGCTCCTCGCGATCGTGTTCGGCGCCTTCATGACCGGCGGGTTCTCCCCCATCCTCCAGATCGGTCTCGGTCTGACCCTGGCGGTGCTGATCGACGCGACGGTCGTACGGATGCTGCTGGTCCCGGCGACCATGGCGCTGCTCGGCCGGCACGCCTGGTGGGCGCCGAAGCCGCTGCGCAGGGCGCACGACCGGTTCGGGCTGCGGGAGGCGGCCACGCCCGAGCGGACCGTGTCGGCGAGCGCCTGA
- a CDS encoding helix-turn-helix transcriptional regulator: MAADNALGEFLKARRGRVPPSRADLPAHGRRRVAGLRRDELARLAGISEPYLTRLEQGVDQHPSPQVLQALARALELDADTCAHLFALAAPGPVRPTETEVSPDLHQLLDAWAGTPAYVRDRRFDVLAANKWARALAPMYEPGHNLARDMFLDPGARRLFPDWPEIAAQTAAALRAEADPRDPRVARLVAELEADEDFRGLWARHDARPSRDELKRFAHPVVGELALRRQALTVGGAEQQVIIVYQAVPGSPSEAALTRLL, encoded by the coding sequence ATGGCGGCCGACAACGCGCTCGGAGAGTTCCTGAAGGCCCGGCGGGGACGGGTCCCGCCCTCGCGGGCGGACCTGCCCGCGCACGGCAGGCGCCGGGTCGCGGGACTGCGCCGCGACGAGCTGGCCCGGCTGGCCGGCATCAGCGAGCCGTATCTGACCCGTCTGGAACAGGGCGTCGACCAGCATCCGTCGCCCCAGGTGCTGCAGGCGCTCGCCCGGGCGCTGGAGCTGGACGCCGACACCTGCGCGCACCTGTTCGCGCTGGCCGCCCCCGGTCCCGTACGGCCCACGGAGACCGAAGTCTCCCCGGACCTGCACCAGTTGCTCGACGCGTGGGCGGGCACTCCGGCGTACGTGCGCGACCGGCGGTTCGACGTGCTGGCCGCCAACAAGTGGGCCCGCGCGCTCGCCCCGATGTACGAGCCCGGGCACAACCTGGCCCGGGACATGTTCCTCGACCCGGGAGCCCGCCGGCTGTTCCCGGACTGGCCGGAGATCGCCGCGCAGACCGCCGCGGCCCTGCGCGCCGAGGCCGACCCGCGTGATCCCCGAGTCGCCCGGCTCGTCGCCGAACTGGAGGCGGACGAGGACTTCCGGGGCCTGTGGGCGCGGCACGACGCGCGGCCCTCCCGCGACGAGCTCAAACGCTTCGCGCACCCGGTCGTCGGAGAGCTCGCCCTGCGGCGGCAGGCGCTCACCGTCGGGGGTGCCGAGCAGCAGGTGATCATCGTCTACCAGGCGGTGCCGGGAAGCCCCTCCGAGGCCGCCCTCACCCGGCTTCTGTGA
- a CDS encoding VOC family protein, giving the protein MSDVPPTVRELRLVVTADDYDEALRFYRDVLGLPERAAFSSPDGRVTILEAGRATLELTDPNHAAFIDEVEVGKRVAGHIRVAFEVDDSTATTARLAEAGAEVIAEPTRTPWNSLNSRLEAPGSLQLTLFTELDD; this is encoded by the coding sequence ATGTCCGATGTACCGCCCACCGTCCGTGAACTCCGTCTGGTCGTCACGGCGGACGACTACGACGAGGCGTTGCGCTTCTACCGGGACGTCCTCGGGCTGCCCGAACGGGCCGCGTTCTCGTCGCCGGACGGGCGGGTGACCATTCTGGAGGCGGGGCGGGCGACGCTGGAGCTGACCGATCCGAACCATGCCGCGTTCATCGACGAAGTCGAGGTCGGCAAGCGGGTCGCCGGGCACATCAGGGTCGCCTTCGAGGTCGACGACTCGACCGCCACGACGGCCAGGCTCGCGGAGGCCGGCGCGGAGGTGATCGCCGAGCCGACGCGTACGCCGTGGAACTCGCTCAACTCCCGCCTGGAGGCGCCCGGTTCGCTTCAGCTGACATTGTTCACCGAGCTGGACGACTAG
- a CDS encoding response regulator transcription factor, translating into MSIRVVVADDQELVRSGFTMILEAQPDIEVVAEAGDGAEAVAAVCRHTPDVLLLDIRMPVMDGLEAARRVCARSSCKVVMLTTFDLDEYVYDALYAGASGFLLKDVRRDDLVHAVRVVAGGDSLLAPTITRRLVADIVRRRREEAATGATPDRLDALTAREVEILRMLARGLSNAEIATTLFVSEHTVKTHVSNVLSKLGLRDRVQAVICAYETGLVAPGAPL; encoded by the coding sequence GTGAGCATCCGGGTGGTCGTCGCCGACGACCAGGAACTGGTTCGCAGCGGCTTCACCATGATCCTGGAGGCGCAGCCGGACATCGAGGTGGTCGCCGAGGCCGGGGACGGCGCCGAGGCGGTGGCCGCGGTGTGCAGGCACACCCCCGACGTCCTCCTCCTCGACATCCGGATGCCCGTCATGGACGGTCTGGAGGCAGCCCGGCGGGTGTGCGCCCGGTCGAGCTGCAAGGTGGTCATGCTGACCACGTTCGACCTCGACGAGTACGTGTACGACGCGCTGTACGCGGGAGCCAGCGGCTTCCTCCTCAAGGACGTCCGCCGGGACGACCTCGTACACGCGGTCCGCGTGGTCGCGGGCGGCGACTCGCTGCTCGCCCCGACGATCACCCGCCGCCTGGTCGCGGACATCGTGCGCCGCCGCCGCGAGGAGGCCGCCACCGGGGCCACCCCCGACCGCCTGGACGCCCTGACGGCCCGCGAGGTGGAGATCCTGCGGATGCTGGCCCGGGGCCTGTCCAACGCGGAGATCGCCACGACCCTGTTCGTGAGCGAGCACACGGTCAAGACGCATGTCAGCAACGTCCTGAGCAAGTTGGGGCTGAGAGATCGAGTGCAGGCCGTGATCTGCGCCTACGAAACTGGCCTCGTGGCGCCGGGCGCGCCCCTTTAG
- a CDS encoding sensor histidine kinase, with product MSAVRSWYAPVVTRLRTTNPYVVDSALAALVLFAASLQWMFPDEGDDPLSLVGWLLGAATAVPLVWRRRFPYACALAVSAATTAMAYYHAPPPDVLYGGLVVLYTLAAQGLPWQRRTMLASWLLGAVLTMQHKEHSEPFEYAFHLTGMICAYGLGVLARVQRAYTAAVEDRARRLERERAAETARAIAQERSRIARDMHDILAHAVSLMVVQAEAGPVVVRSDPDRAEAAFDAIAASGRDAMAQLRRILGVLKEEERRGGVRLPQPDLAGLPGLVRQVAASTALRVELSVRGRSRPLPPDAEVAAYRAVQEALTNTVKHAYASCAQVELDWAEDELTLTVTDDGRGPAPTTGGHGLIGLRERAAACGGSAEAGPGPQGGFRIVVRLPVGADREAALG from the coding sequence ATGTCCGCCGTCCGGTCCTGGTACGCCCCCGTCGTGACCCGTCTGAGGACGACGAACCCGTACGTGGTCGACAGCGCGCTCGCCGCGCTGGTGCTGTTCGCCGCGTCCCTGCAGTGGATGTTCCCGGACGAGGGCGACGACCCGCTGAGCCTGGTGGGCTGGCTGCTGGGGGCCGCCACCGCCGTCCCCCTGGTCTGGCGCCGCCGCTTCCCCTACGCGTGCGCCCTGGCCGTCTCGGCGGCCACCACGGCGATGGCCTACTACCACGCGCCACCACCGGACGTGCTCTATGGCGGGCTCGTCGTCCTCTACACCCTGGCCGCCCAGGGCCTGCCCTGGCAGCGCCGCACGATGCTGGCGAGCTGGCTGCTCGGAGCCGTGCTGACCATGCAGCACAAGGAGCACTCCGAGCCCTTCGAGTACGCCTTCCACCTCACCGGCATGATCTGCGCCTACGGCCTCGGCGTACTGGCCCGCGTCCAACGCGCGTACACCGCCGCCGTCGAGGACCGGGCACGCCGCCTCGAACGGGAGCGGGCCGCCGAGACCGCGCGGGCCATCGCCCAGGAACGCTCCCGCATCGCCCGGGACATGCACGACATTCTCGCGCACGCGGTCAGCCTGATGGTCGTCCAGGCGGAGGCCGGACCGGTCGTGGTGCGCAGCGACCCGGACCGCGCCGAGGCCGCGTTCGACGCGATCGCGGCCAGCGGGCGGGACGCGATGGCCCAACTACGGCGCATCCTCGGGGTGTTGAAGGAGGAGGAACGCCGGGGCGGCGTCCGGCTGCCTCAGCCGGATCTCGCCGGACTGCCCGGTCTGGTCCGGCAGGTCGCCGCATCGACCGCACTCCGGGTGGAGTTGAGCGTACGCGGCCGGTCCCGCCCACTGCCTCCGGACGCCGAGGTGGCCGCCTATCGCGCGGTGCAGGAAGCCCTGACCAACACGGTGAAGCACGCGTACGCTTCCTGCGCACAGGTGGAACTCGACTGGGCGGAGGACGAGTTGACCCTCACGGTCACCGACGACGGCAGGGGCCCCGCGCCCACGACCGGCGGCCACGGGCTGATCGGCCTCAGGGAGCGTGCCGCCGCCTGCGGGGGCAGCGCGGAGGCCGGGCCGGGTCCGCAGGGGGGCTTCCGGATCGTCGTACGGCTGCCCGTCGGCGCGGACCGGGAAGCGGCCCTCGGGTGA
- a CDS encoding MarR family transcriptional regulator: MRGLHADTGYLLYRLGLRSGQLFNTFLQESGLRLRHYAVLRYLAGSEGALQRELSTRLGYDPSAIVGLVDDLEKLGMTERRPSPDDRRSKIVVLTDKGRAFLRGTDEAGRRVTNDLLAPLDPVERDTLQALLLRVADQP; the protein is encoded by the coding sequence ATGCGCGGGCTGCACGCGGACACCGGTTACCTGCTGTACCGCCTGGGTCTGCGCTCGGGTCAGTTGTTCAACACGTTCCTCCAGGAGTCGGGACTGCGGCTGCGGCACTACGCGGTGCTGCGCTATCTCGCCGGGTCCGAAGGCGCCCTCCAGCGCGAGCTGAGCACGCGGCTCGGCTACGACCCCAGCGCGATCGTCGGCCTGGTCGACGACCTGGAGAAGCTGGGGATGACCGAGCGCCGCCCCTCCCCCGACGACCGCCGCAGCAAGATCGTCGTCCTCACGGACAAGGGCCGGGCGTTCCTGCGCGGCACCGACGAGGCCGGCCGCCGGGTGACCAACGACCTGCTCGCACCGCTGGACCCCGTCGAGCGGGACACCCTCCAGGCCCTGCTGCTGAGAGTCGCCGACCAGCCATGA
- a CDS encoding Ig-like domain-containing protein, with protein MGDSHISNRSEPSGRWSRRGLLAALGAVPATALLTGCGGGSADASQGSEATASVQAATKKAVVSVTPADGTTKADFGAPVEVTVTDGALTSVKVTGNDGSTLDGSFNDARTTWTSSQNPYSGTRYTVAVTAQGGTEETATFTTKSPGETFVGYFTPEAGSTSGVGMPVSINFTRAVSDKAAVQKAITVTAEPAVEIVGHWFSDTRLDFRPETYWAAGTKITLGLRLKDVQGTDGVYGVQSKDVTFHIGRGQISTVDLATQRMVVERDGETVATYPVSGGDSDHTTWSGIMVISERFKQTRMESSTVGLGDEYDISDVPHAQRLTTSGTFVHGNYWASTSVFGHRNTSHGCVGLHDAKGANDTSVDGYKFYDSSMLGDVVVVKNSGEKTVEPSNGLNGWNLSWADWKAGSAV; from the coding sequence GTGGGCGACTCGCACATATCGAACCGGTCCGAGCCGTCGGGGAGGTGGTCCCGGCGCGGGCTCCTCGCCGCGCTCGGCGCCGTACCGGCCACGGCCCTGCTCACGGGGTGCGGGGGCGGCTCGGCGGACGCCTCGCAGGGGTCCGAGGCGACCGCCTCCGTGCAGGCGGCGACCAAGAAGGCGGTGGTCTCGGTCACCCCGGCGGACGGCACCACGAAGGCCGACTTCGGCGCTCCCGTCGAGGTCACGGTCACGGACGGCGCCCTCACCTCGGTGAAGGTCACCGGCAACGACGGCTCCACCCTGGACGGCTCCTTCAACGACGCCCGGACGACATGGACGTCGTCGCAGAACCCGTACTCGGGCACCAGGTACACGGTCGCGGTCACGGCCCAGGGCGGCACCGAGGAGACGGCCACCTTCACCACGAAGTCGCCCGGCGAGACGTTCGTGGGCTACTTCACCCCCGAGGCGGGCTCCACCTCCGGCGTCGGCATGCCCGTGTCGATCAACTTCACCCGTGCCGTGTCCGACAAGGCCGCCGTGCAGAAGGCGATCACCGTGACCGCGGAACCCGCGGTGGAGATCGTGGGCCACTGGTTCAGCGACACCCGGCTCGACTTCCGGCCCGAGACCTACTGGGCGGCCGGCACGAAGATCACACTCGGGCTGCGGCTCAAGGACGTCCAGGGCACGGACGGTGTCTACGGCGTGCAGTCGAAGGACGTCACCTTCCACATCGGCCGCGGGCAGATCAGCACGGTCGACCTGGCCACCCAGCGGATGGTCGTCGAGCGGGACGGCGAAACCGTCGCCACGTACCCCGTCTCCGGCGGCGACTCCGACCACACCACCTGGTCCGGGATCATGGTGATCAGCGAACGCTTCAAGCAGACCCGCATGGAGTCCTCGACGGTCGGGCTCGGCGACGAGTACGACATCTCGGACGTGCCGCACGCCCAGCGCCTGACCACCTCCGGGACCTTCGTGCACGGCAACTACTGGGCGTCCACCTCGGTGTTCGGCCACCGGAACACCAGCCACGGCTGCGTCGGCCTGCATGACGCGAAGGGCGCGAACGACACGTCCGTGGACGGCTACAAGTTCTACGACAGCTCGATGCTCGGCGATGTCGTCGTCGTGAAGAACTCCGGCGAGAAGACCGTGGAGCCGTCGAACGGGCTCAACGGCTGGAACCTGTCGTGGGCGGACTGGAAGGCCGGCAGCGCGGTCTAG
- a CDS encoding SDR family oxidoreductase has protein sequence MKKTWFITGASRGFGRIWAEAALSRGDRVAATARRVETLKPLADTYGDDVLPLALDVTDRAAAFTAVRRAADTFGRLDVVVNNAGYGLFGMVEETTEEQARAQLDTNVLGPLWVTQAALPVLRAQGAGHILQVSSIGGLAAFPSLGLYNASKWALEGMSEALAQEVGPLGVRVTIVEPGPYGTDWSGSSAVHTDPLAAYEPIREARRSGAAARAPQDPRATADVILELADTPEPPLRLFLGTYPYPVVEAAYRQRLDTWEAWRALAAKA, from the coding sequence ATGAAGAAGACCTGGTTCATCACCGGCGCGTCCCGCGGCTTCGGCCGGATCTGGGCCGAGGCCGCCCTGTCCCGCGGCGACCGCGTGGCCGCCACCGCCCGTCGCGTCGAGACCCTGAAGCCCCTCGCCGACACCTACGGGGACGACGTCCTGCCCCTCGCCCTCGACGTCACCGACCGGGCGGCCGCGTTCACCGCCGTGCGACGGGCCGCCGACACCTTCGGCCGCCTCGACGTGGTCGTCAACAACGCGGGCTACGGCCTGTTCGGCATGGTCGAGGAGACCACCGAGGAACAGGCCCGCGCCCAGCTGGACACGAACGTGCTCGGTCCGCTGTGGGTGACCCAGGCGGCTCTGCCGGTCCTGCGCGCCCAGGGCGCCGGGCACATCCTTCAGGTGTCCAGCATCGGCGGCCTGGCCGCCTTCCCGTCCCTGGGTCTCTACAACGCCTCCAAGTGGGCGCTGGAGGGGATGAGCGAGGCGCTGGCCCAGGAGGTCGGCCCGCTCGGCGTCCGTGTCACGATCGTCGAACCCGGCCCGTACGGCACCGACTGGTCCGGCTCCTCCGCGGTGCACACCGACCCCCTCGCCGCCTACGAGCCGATCCGCGAGGCTCGCCGGTCCGGGGCCGCGGCCCGCGCCCCGCAGGATCCCCGGGCCACCGCCGACGTGATCCTCGAACTGGCCGACACCCCCGAACCGCCCCTGCGGCTCTTCCTCGGCACCTACCCGTATCCCGTCGTCGAGGCGGCCTACCGGCAACGCCTGGACACCTGGGAGGCGTGGCGCGCTCTCGCCGCGAAGGCGTGA